In bacterium, the DNA window AATTTTTTTAAAATTATGTTCGCCTGTCTCATTTATAACTTTTTTTAATCTTCGGTCTATTTTTTCCCTGCTGTCCGTGGAAATTGTCTTTTCGATAATTTTTCCTGCAATTATAAAAGCTTTTAAAGCTTTTTCATAATATTTTTCCTGCAAATATATATCGCCGATGTCAAGATAGCTCATAGCTATTTTATAATCATCACAGGTTTCTTTGGCAATTGCAAGTGCTTCATGGAAACAATCATTAGCTTTTTGATAATCAACCATATCAAAATATATATTTCCAATACTTGAGAGCGATTCATACTGCCCTTCTTTATTTTTCATAAGTTTATCAAACTTCAATGATTCCGAATAATATTCTTTTGCTTTATGTAAATTTCCGCGTTCTTCGTAAATTGCTGCCATGTTTGAATAAGCTGCTGCTATATTGGGGTTTGTCTTAATATTTCCTGAAATATTAGTATTTTTCAGGTAAAAGTCCAACGCCTTGTCAATATCGCCAAAATCGTCATAAGCAAGTGCTTTTTTAAAATATATATTTGCTTTTTGTTTTGTATTATTAGAGTTTTCAGCTTCTATAAGAGCTCTTTCGTAAAATTTTAAGGCATTATCAAAATCTTCCCTGTAATCATAAATATCAGCGATGCCGCATAATGCTTCAATTGCTGATTCTGTTTCAACAGAGGTATTTTCCAGACCTATAATCCGATTGTAGTACATCAAAGCAACATCATGACGAAAACCTTCTTTATAGGTATTTGCTATTAAAACTAAAGACCTGTTTATATTTGATTTGTCCTTGAGAATTTCATATAAAACAAGAGTTTCTTCGAATTTTTTTGCAGCTTCGTCGAATTTGCCGCTTTCATAAAAAGTGCGTGCTTCGGATTTTAAACTGTTTATTTTTTCTTCAAGCCCGTTAGAAAGTTTATTGTTTTGAGACTGAGCAGATTTTTTATTATCCTTTTCAAGAAAACTTTCACTCTGAGTTTTTCCGTCAGCCTGCGTAAAACTAATAACCTGTCCAAGTTTTTCAGATGAAACGTCCTCGGAATCATTTAAGTTGTTTTCTTCAGCCAAAAGGGCTTGTTCTTCTTCTGACAGCTCGATTTTATCATCAGGCTGAATCTGAATCGAGATGATATCATCTGTTTTTATTATATTTTCGGGCTTTTGTTTGTTTTTATTTTCAACCTGACTGCTTTTCAAGGTTATATCTGTTTTATTTTCTTTTTGCAACAAAGAAGAATGATTGTTAAATTCATTTTCTGCGCTTCCCGTAAATAATTTGTCTGTTATATTTGTATATAGATATCTAAAATCAGGCTTAAGGTTTGATAGTGTTGTCGATTTTAAAGCAGGTAAAGATTTGTCGCCGTAATTTATTAAACACATATAATGATAATACTGTTCTGAGTATAAAAGTTTTCTTGATATAGAGAAAATTCTTTCTTCGAGTTTTTTCGAAATTTGTTCGGAATATATTTCATAAAGATATCTGTGGATTTGCTTTTTTTCATCAGCTGTAATATTTGAATAAATAGTGCTTTTTAGTAGACTTTTTACGTAAGAGACGCCACCGTTTTGAGTTAAGATCATTTTGGAAGCCAGATAATTTATTTTATTTAAAATATCAGAGGTAAAATTTAATTTTTCTAATGTTTCAAAACTCACAGAGTGTCTTACAGCTGCAAAAAAATAAACGGTTTTTAAAAATTCATCGGGAATAGTTTTATAAATCTTCTGATAAACAAATTCTTCAAAGCTTTTTTGTTCTTTTGCGTAATATTCCTGCATTAAATCAAAAGAAGATATATCTAAAGTATTAACGGTATTTGAAAACAACAAAAGATTTTCGGGATACCCTCTGGTTACTTGAAAAATTTGTTGCAAACCGCTTTCTGTTTCTGTTATTCCGTTATTCTTCAGAAGTTTATAAGCTTCCGATTCTTCGAGACCGCCAAGCCTTATTTCAAAAGTTTCAGTTTTTTGAGAAGAAAAACTTAATTTTCGACCGGCTATAATTATTTTTATTTCAGGAAGCGATAAAAGGAACTCCAAAAAATGTGTTAATTCTTTTTGTTCTTCAGGCAGATTTTCAAAACCGTCAATCACGATTAATAAAGGTATGTTTATGCTTTTAATATAATTCATTAGCCTTTCATCGATTGATTGGTTGTTTGAAATTTTAAAAGCTCTTTTGTATTCAGGATTTTTTATTGTTATTTTCTTTAAAAAATTGAATAAAGAGAGGATAATATCATCCAAATGTGTTACGGGAGAGCATTCATAGTAAAAATTAAGTATATTTTCTTCAAGTGCGTATATTATGGTGTTGATGAATTCTGTTTTTCCTGTTCCTTGAAATCCTTTTAAGGAAATCAGTTTTTGCTTATCAGAATTAAGCGCCTGACAGGTTTCTTTCAAGTATTCATTTCTGTTGACAAGGTTGTACAAGACCCCTTGAGAAACTTCTTTTTTAAAAACATCTTTGGCTTCGATAATAGTGCTTATCGAAGAAGTTATAATTTTTATAAAACTTTCTTTTATAAAAATGGTGTTTGGCATTCTTTATCTCAATTAACGATATTGTTTTCAGTTCATATTTTACAACTCTGAAAACAAACATGAACTGAATATATTTTATCCCATGTTTAAATTAAGGGATAGGGAAATTTTTATTTTACGGGTAATTTTATTGTAAAGACACTTCCTGTGCTTTCATCACTTATTACGGAGATAGTGCCGTTATGGCTTTCGATAATATGTTTTGAAAGATAAAGTCCAAGACCTGTACCGACTTGTCTGAATTTTTTGGCGAAGCTTTGGTATTTGTTAAATATAGTTGATATTTCCTGAGCAGAAAGTCCTTTTCCGTTATCGGCGAAAGAAATTATGACCGCATCATCTTTAAGTTTTGAAGAAATAATTATTTGTCCGTATTCACAGGTATAATTTATGGCATTTGAAAGTAAATTGATTATAACCCGTTTTATTTCAAGGCTGTCTGCGTATAAATTCAGAGTTTTCCGCTCAAAATTAAAATTTATTGCCTGTTTTTTGTCTTCGGCAAGGTATTTTATTTGTTCGTAACAATTTTTTATTAAATCATTAATATCGAAATAATGTTTTTGAATATTTACGCTTTTATTTTCGTATCTATAAGTTGCGAGAAGATTTTCCACCATCCCAAACATATATTTGTTTGAATTAACTGTTTCTTCAATGATTTCTTTCTGGTTATCGTTTATTTTTCCGAACTTTTCATCAAGAAGCATTTCCAATGCCCTCATTTGAGCACGAACAGGGGTTTTTAAGTCATGCGTAAGTGTTGCTACAAAAGTTTCTTTTTGTTGTTCAATTTCTTTATGCTCCGTAAAATCTCTAAGAATTAAAACATAACCTTCAACTTCGTTTAAAGACTGGTTTATTTTCGAACAACTTATTTCAAGAAATCTTTTTTCTTTGTCGCTGTCTGCGTTTATTTCAAGACAAAAATTAGTACACCCTTCACTTGCTTGCAGGCATTGTTTTATACGACAAAAATCATTGTTATTTCCAAAAATACAACAAAAATCCTGATTAATTATTTTTTCTTTAGATAAATTCAGCCATTTTGAAAATAATTCATTACATGAAATTATTTTAAAGTCAGAATCTAAAATTACGATGCCATCGGCTGAAAATTTAAACACTAGCTCAAGAACTTCTTTCTCAGCTTTTAATTCGTCCTGAAGATCTTTAATTTTTAATATACTCAGGATTCTGGCTTTGACTTCTTCTATATTAAAAGGTTTTATAATATATTCATAAGATCCCAAATTAAACCCTTTAACTATAGCACTGGTTTTATCAAGTGCGCTGACAAAAATAACAGGAATATCTTTTGTGGAAGTTTTTGATTTAAGCTGTTTAATAACATCAAAACCGCTCATTTCCGGCATCATCACATCAAGAAGAATTAAATCAAATTTTTCTTTTTCAACTATATCAAGCGCATGTTTGCCATTATGGACAACAACAGAACTCTGGTTTATCTGATCAAGGATTTCCTTTAAGATTTCTGTGTTCATCGGATTATCGTCAATTATTAGTACTTTATGCTTTTTATATGTCTTTTGTTTCTTTGCCACAGTCGTTTCCGGCTGATTGAAGATCTTAGCTACTTGATTTTCTTTACTATTCCGACTAAAGCCCTCAAAATTACTATTTATTATTGATTGTAAGCTGGTATTATTTTCGGAATTTAAAAAAGATTCGACATTATTAACAAAAGCAGAAATTTCTATCGGTTTTGAAATAAATCCGCAACAACCTGCCCCATAGGCTTTTTCTTTGTCGTTTTGCATTACTTTTGCAGTAAAGGCAATAATCGGAATATTTTTTGTCGAAAAATCTTCTTTTAAGATTTTTGTTGCAGTCAAGCCGTCCATGCCGGAAAGATTTAGATCCATAAGAATTAAATCAGGTTTTTTAATCTTAGCAAGTTTTATTCCATCAGAAGCATTTTCTGTTTTTATAATGAAATGACCGGCGTTTTCTAGCAGTTCTCCCGCCATTTCCATGTTCATGACATTATCTTCAACGATTAATATATTTGCCATTATTAATATTTACACCCTTTATACTTTTATTTCAAATTTATATTTTAATATAAAAATATCTTTATATAAATATTAAAAATTTAATCGCTATATTCGGAGAAGTGAAAGAGCTCGAATTGCTGGTTAGCTTTGAGGTTGTTTTTGAGTTTCAACGGGCACCGAATTTGTTTTAAGCCTACCTGCCATTAATTTTACAAACCAGTTTTTGTTTTTTGATTTTTCTTTTTCAATTTCTACCATTTTTTCATGAGTTGTAATTGATAATGGTTGACCGACAACAAGCCTGGTGAGAGACTCATAGCTAAAAGTCTGAACCCCAATAACCAAAGCATTACCCAACAATGAAGCATTTGAAATAGCTTTGCCCATCTGGTTGAATGCGTAACAAATCCAAAGAGAGATTCCCTGCCTTGAAGAGTCCTGAATAGCCCTTTCGTGTGATTTTTTACTTGATGAATCCTTGTCTTTCGTTTCTGATAAGTTTACGTTATAAGCATCAACAGCAAGGAACGGAACAGTCGTAAAACCTGTAAGTTTCATTGCCGTGCTAAGTTCATTTGTACCGTATTCCATAACTTTTGTACTGAAAAAGTTCTTGTTTCTTCCATAACGGCTTATTGCTTCTTCGAGATTGCTATCGTCTATAGTTTCCATCTTTTTATTAATTTTATCTGCCCAACCGGTAATATTTTTTACAAACTGTTCAGAATAAAATGAACCTTTTTTCTTTGCTTCTAAAGGTTTTTTGCCGATAAGTTTCAGAACAGGGTTTATTATAGCCCTTCCTAGTGTTGCGGCAAATTCAAACGGTAATTTAACTATGTTTACAGCCTCCTTAGAATATCTGTATATCCAGTTTCTTCCTATTACTATTTCTTTTTGGTCTTTTATATGAGAATGATTCAATATATCATCCAGAGTGAGCTGTGAAAAAGCTTTTTTGATTTTCTTATCTTCGGTGGCGGCTTCGTTTATACGATTGGCTGCTATTTCAAGCATTTTTCTGGCATCTTTTGTATCAAGCTGGTTTACTCGTTCATAAGCTTTTGTAAACTGCTCTACAGTCATTGTTTCCCGACAGATTTTTGCATTTGCAAATTTTTTATCGAATACTTTCAGGCTTGATTTTATGGAATTAATTATGCCTTTATTATTCGCTCCAAAACCGATCGATGATTTATTTTTTTGCAATTCGGCTGCTTTTTGAACTTTCTTTGCTTTTTCAAGGTTTAATTTTTCTGCTTTTTCAACAGTTATGGGAAAAACAGGTCTTTTTGTAATTAATCTGCTAAATATATTTGAACCTATAGAATTAACAATGTTCACTCCCAATGCAAAAGGAAGGGATTTGTTTGTTAATTTTTCAAATACAGAGTTGAGAATATATCCCTGATAAGTATCAAGAGCTATCCTGGTTGTTTCTTGTTTGAATTTTGATTTCCGTTCCTTCTCGGCTTGTTTTTTATCATTGGTATTTAAAATTTTAAGGTTATAAAAATCTTTTGCAATGAACCATGCCGGAATTGTTCCTGATACAGCTCTTGCTATAAACTGGTTTGCGCTTGTTCCAAAATTTGGAAGAATATAGCCCTGTTTTGTTTCCGTAATTTTATCAATTGTTTGCTGGACATATTCTTTTTTAGCTTTTTCTATAAAAGAACCTTCTTCTCTCGGGGTGTCATTTAAAATTTCTTTTGCGAATTCTTCAAGATGATTCCCTTTATCATCTGATTTAGCAAGGATTCCGGAAGCTTTTCCGTCTTTAAAAGAATAAACTGATTTAAGTTTTCCTTTTCCAAAGAAGTTTGATAATTCTTTTTCATTGCCGACCACGCCTTTTTTAAGAATGTTTTTAAGTTCATCAAGATTTGAACCTGTAATTTTTTTATCAAAATCTCCGGCAATCTTCATGACGTTCATCCAAAACCCTAAAAGAGTATTTCGGGCTTCTTCCTGACTAAATTGTTTATTGATTTTTTCTTTAGTTTTCTCATTGCCAAATATTTTTTTTGAATAATTAATAATCAACTTTGGTAAATCAATAAAAGATTCCCAGAGATTTTTATAAAATGGTTTATTGGGGTGAATTAAATCATTAGCAATTCCTGTTTTTTTGTTATTCACATCATACGCGAGAGAAAGCACAAAAGAATTTTCTTTAGTAGGTTCTATATACTTTGTTATATCTGCAAGAAGCTCTTTTGCTAAGATAGATTCCTCTCCAAGAAAGAATTTTTTCATTTCAGCGGCCTTAAAAAAAGAACCCTTAAAAGAAATCTGCTGTCTTAAAGGGCTCGTTTTAAATGATTCTAATGTTTTTTTACTAAAATTTACGCTGTCTTGCAAGTTTACCGAATCTGAATGACTTTTTGCAGAGCCGTAAGCTATACTTTTATTCTTTATCAAGGCTTTATTATAACTACGCAACTTGTTATTATTAAGATTTAGATTTTTTAATGTCATATATTGTAGCTTTCCCTTAAGTCTAGACACAAATTTTTCAACACAAAAAAGATTTTAACCAGCGTTTCTACTTATATAAAACAAGCAACAAAAGAAAAATTGACATGTAATATATATCATTTGACACAAAACTTTACTTTGGAGAAGAATATGATATAAAATATATAAATACAATTTTATTTAAATATAAATACAATATTTTAATTTTAAAAAGGCACTTAATTTCTTAATCAAAAGGGCTTCTTTAGGTAAAAATGTTCAACTTAAATTAATTTTAAAACAATTAATGTTAGGAAGATATTAAAAAAATGTTGAGAAAAGTAAAGAAAAAATTACAATCAGACTTTTTTAAGCAGTCAGTGAAAATAGATTTTAATAATTTGAAACAAATTTTAAAAAAAATTAAATATTTTGACTATTTTTTGGAAATAAACAAAAAAGAATCTGATTATATAAATGCCAATCTTGAAGAAAATGAAGATCTTGTAATAAAAGAAATTTATAAAAACAGGAAACTTCTTCCTGCTGCAGGAAGCCAACCTTATAAAGATGAGGATTTCAATGAATATATCAATAAAATTTTTGAACAACAGGAAAAAGAAAGAATTGTAAGATGGCTTGTAAACAGTATTAGAGAATCTCTTGATCTTGATAAGGTTCTGGAAAAAATAGTAGAAGAAATAGGCATGCTTTTAAAAGTGGATAGATGTCTTATTGCCCTTTATGACAAAACTACAGAAAAATTTTGTATTCAGAATGAATATCGAATTAATGAAAATGTTCCCAGTGTATTAAATAATTTCAGTTCTTTAATACTGGAATTGCCGCAAAATTGGCAGGAGCATTTATTAAAAAGTAACAAACACATAGTTGTAAATAACTCTGAAGAAGAAAAACTGGAAGATATTAAAAAAAATTATCTTGAAATAAATAATATAAAATCACTTATTATCATTCCTGTAGTGCATAAGAGCGAAGTTCTGGGCGTAATAATGGTTCACCAGCTTCATTACACGAGAGAATGGGAAAGTACTCATATAGAAATTCTTAAAGATACCGGCAGTCAAATTGCTATAGCAATCGGACAGGCGATTTTGTACACAAGAGTACAGGAAGCAACAAAATTAAAAAGCGAATTTTTGGCGGGCATGTCGCATGAATTCAGGACACCTTTGAATGCAATTATAGGATTTTCAGAAATGTTGTTAAGCGGTGATTTTGGCAAATTAAACGAAAAACAGGAAAAATTTACTAATAACGTTGTCTTAAGCGGAAAACATCTTTTAAGGCTTGTAAATGATATTCTTGATCTTTCAAAAGTTGAATCAGGCAATCTGGAGCTTAATTATGAAATTTTTGATGTAAATTTTGCAATTTTTGAAACAGTTACTATTTTAAAGGGCATGGCTATTAAAAAAAATATTTTTATAGAAACAAAACTTGAAAAAAATACAATAATTAATGCTGACATAGTTAGGTTTAAGCAAATTATGTATAACTTGCTCAGCAATGCGGTTAAATTTACGGAAGATGACGGTAAAATTTTTATTAATTCACTATTTGTTGAAGGTAATTTAAAAATAGAAATTATTGATACGGGAATAGGAATTTCAGAAGAAAACAGGGACAAAATTTTTCAGGAATTCAGGCAGATTGATTCTTCTTATGCAAGAAAACAGGACGGAACCGGTCTGGGGCTAACTCTTACCAAAAAGCTTGTAGAAAGGCATAACGGTTATATTGATTTTGAATCGGAAGAAAAAAGGGGCAGCAAATTCTGGTTCATTCTGCCGGAAGCAAAGCTTACCGAAACAATTAAAGACCAATGCACGTCTAATTTGTGATAAAATATAGTCATATCAATATTAAAGGGGCGAAAATGACTACATTTTTCATGCTGGGTGTAAGCGAAAAAATTAAAAATAATAAAATAATTGCAGTAAAAGACCAATGCACGTCTAATTTGTGATAAAATATAGTCATATCAATATTAAAGGGGCGAAAATGACTACATTTTTCATGCTGGGTGTAAGCGAAAAAATTAAAAATAATAAAATAATTGCAGTAAAAGACCAATGCACGTCTAATTTGTGATAAAATATAGTCATATCAATATTAAAG includes these proteins:
- a CDS encoding tetratricopeptide repeat protein, which produces MPNTIFIKESFIKIITSSISTIIEAKDVFKKEVSQGVLYNLVNRNEYLKETCQALNSDKQKLISLKGFQGTGKTEFINTIIYALEENILNFYYECSPVTHLDDIILSLFNFLKKITIKNPEYKRAFKISNNQSIDERLMNYIKSINIPLLIVIDGFENLPEEQKELTHFLEFLLSLPEIKIIIAGRKLSFSSQKTETFEIRLGGLEESEAYKLLKNNGITETESGLQQIFQVTRGYPENLLLFSNTVNTLDISSFDLMQEYYAKEQKSFEEFVYQKIYKTIPDEFLKTVYFFAAVRHSVSFETLEKLNFTSDILNKINYLASKMILTQNGGVSYVKSLLKSTIYSNITADEKKQIHRYLYEIYSEQISKKLEERIFSISRKLLYSEQYYHYMCLINYGDKSLPALKSTTLSNLKPDFRYLYTNITDKLFTGSAENEFNNHSSLLQKENKTDITLKSSQVENKNKQKPENIIKTDDIISIQIQPDDKIELSEEEQALLAEENNLNDSEDVSSEKLGQVISFTQADGKTQSESFLEKDNKKSAQSQNNKLSNGLEEKINSLKSEARTFYESGKFDEAAKKFEETLVLYEILKDKSNINRSLVLIANTYKEGFRHDVALMYYNRIIGLENTSVETESAIEALCGIADIYDYREDFDNALKFYERALIEAENSNNTKQKANIYFKKALAYDDFGDIDKALDFYLKNTNISGNIKTNPNIAAAYSNMAAIYEERGNLHKAKEYYSESLKFDKLMKNKEGQYESLSSIGNIYFDMVDYQKANDCFHEALAIAKETCDDYKIAMSYLDIGDIYLQEKYYEKALKAFIIAGKIIEKTISTDSREKIDRRLKKVINETGEHNFKKIIEKLKKKI
- a CDS encoding response regulator, producing MANILIVEDNVMNMEMAGELLENAGHFIIKTENASDGIKLAKIKKPDLILMDLNLSGMDGLTATKILKEDFSTKNIPIIAFTAKVMQNDKEKAYGAGCCGFISKPIEISAFVNNVESFLNSENNTSLQSIINSNFEGFSRNSKENQVAKIFNQPETTVAKKQKTYKKHKVLIIDDNPMNTEILKEILDQINQSSVVVHNGKHALDIVEKEKFDLILLDVMMPEMSGFDVIKQLKSKTSTKDIPVIFVSALDKTSAIVKGFNLGSYEYIIKPFNIEEVKARILSILKIKDLQDELKAEKEVLELVFKFSADGIVILDSDFKIISCNELFSKWLNLSKEKIINQDFCCIFGNNNDFCRIKQCLQASEGCTNFCLEINADSDKEKRFLEISCSKINQSLNEVEGYVLILRDFTEHKEIEQQKETFVATLTHDLKTPVRAQMRALEMLLDEKFGKINDNQKEIIEETVNSNKYMFGMVENLLATYRYENKSVNIQKHYFDINDLIKNCYEQIKYLAEDKKQAINFNFERKTLNLYADSLEIKRVIINLLSNAINYTCEYGQIIISSKLKDDAVIISFADNGKGLSAQEISTIFNKYQSFAKKFRQVGTGLGLYLSKHIIESHNGTISVISDESTGSVFTIKLPVK
- a CDS encoding ATP-binding protein, translating into MLRKVKKKLQSDFFKQSVKIDFNNLKQILKKIKYFDYFLEINKKESDYINANLEENEDLVIKEIYKNRKLLPAAGSQPYKDEDFNEYINKIFEQQEKERIVRWLVNSIRESLDLDKVLEKIVEEIGMLLKVDRCLIALYDKTTEKFCIQNEYRINENVPSVLNNFSSLILELPQNWQEHLLKSNKHIVVNNSEEEKLEDIKKNYLEINNIKSLIIIPVVHKSEVLGVIMVHQLHYTREWESTHIEILKDTGSQIAIAIGQAILYTRVQEATKLKSEFLAGMSHEFRTPLNAIIGFSEMLLSGDFGKLNEKQEKFTNNVVLSGKHLLRLVNDILDLSKVESGNLELNYEIFDVNFAIFETVTILKGMAIKKNIFIETKLEKNTIINADIVRFKQIMYNLLSNAVKFTEDDGKIFINSLFVEGNLKIEIIDTGIGISEENRDKIFQEFRQIDSSYARKQDGTGLGLTLTKKLVERHNGYIDFESEEKRGSKFWFILPEAKLTETIKDQCTSNL